Proteins from one Juglans microcarpa x Juglans regia isolate MS1-56 chromosome 6S, Jm3101_v1.0, whole genome shotgun sequence genomic window:
- the LOC121236793 gene encoding uncharacterized protein LOC121236793 isoform X2 — protein sequence MDLEHKRITWVGGIFQKLEDMCQEVDNIVSQDAINYVENQLHSMGGSVKKFCSDVVEDVLPPLVDPIKREAQAVVLKSNAAISTYLQSMIGDEKKHGEAVMKQSHVEPNADDHVKNLLPVNQIIPTSVHSLEEAETVLPLQKVDDILMDENPNVNAEENATEESTAEMLEFFSPGDKEPFDASLSVVSGEEIIAEMRLVCPGSSLLAESCNNPGDCICHSFNKLHSSTPTPIISSENEAHEPGLASSSSVLPSDSIEEDTSSSKKILSVTESSGNRHIHIWESSQGHS from the exons ATGGATCTGGAACATAAACGTATAACCTGGGTCGGAGGTATTTTCCAGAAGCTTGAAGATATGTGCCAAGAGGTGGATAATATTGTGAGCCAG GATGCaataaattatgttgaaaaccaGTTGCACAGTATGGGTGGCAGTGTGAAGAAGTTCTGTTCTGATGTTGTCGAAGATGTACTTCCTCCTTTAGTGGATCCCATAAAGCGTGAAGCACAAGCTGTGGTTCTGAAAAGCAATGCTGCAATCAGTACCTATTTGCAGTCAATGATAGGTGATGAGAAAAAACATGGAGAGGCTGTCATGAAGCAGTCACATGTGGAGCCCAATGCAGATGATCATGTCAAGAACCTGCTGCCAGTAAATCAAATTATTCCAACTTCTGTACATTCCCTTGAGGAGGCAGAGACTGTCTTGCCTTTGCAAAAggttgatgatattttgatgGATGAAAACCCAAATGTGAATGCTGAAGAAAACGCCACTGAGGAGTCCACCGCTGagatgttggagtttttttctcCAGGTGATAAAGAACCCTTTGATGCATCATTGTCCG TCGTATCTGGTGAGGAAATTATTGCCGAGATGAGACTCGTGTGCCCCGGAAGTTCCCTCTTAGCGGAGTCTTGTAATAATCCTGGGGATTGTATTTGTCATAGTTTCAACAAGCTCCACTCTTCTACACCAACCCCAATTATCTCCTCTGAGAACGAGGCGCATGAGCCAGGGCTTGCTTCCTCCAGCAGTGTCCTACCATCAGATTCCATTG AGGAAGACACTTCCAGTTCTAAGAAAATTCTCTCTGTGACTGAATCATCTGGAAATAGGCATATTCACATCTGGGAGTCTTCTCAAG GACATTCATAG
- the LOC121236793 gene encoding uncharacterized protein LOC121236793 isoform X1, with translation MDLEHKRITWVGGIFQKLEDMCQEVDNIVSQDAINYVENQLHSMGGSVKKFCSDVVEDVLPPLVDPIKREAQAVVLKSNAAISTYLQSMIGDEKKHGEAVMKQSHVEPNADDHVKNLLPVNQIIPTSVHSLEEAETVLPLQKVDDILMDENPNVNAEENATEESTAEMLEFFSPGDKEPFDASLSVVSGEEIIAEMRLVCPGSSLLAESCNNPGDCICHSFNKLHSSTPTPIISSENEAHEPGLASSSSVLPSDSIEEDTSSSKKILSVTESSGNRHIHIWESSQGFTGHS, from the exons ATGGATCTGGAACATAAACGTATAACCTGGGTCGGAGGTATTTTCCAGAAGCTTGAAGATATGTGCCAAGAGGTGGATAATATTGTGAGCCAG GATGCaataaattatgttgaaaaccaGTTGCACAGTATGGGTGGCAGTGTGAAGAAGTTCTGTTCTGATGTTGTCGAAGATGTACTTCCTCCTTTAGTGGATCCCATAAAGCGTGAAGCACAAGCTGTGGTTCTGAAAAGCAATGCTGCAATCAGTACCTATTTGCAGTCAATGATAGGTGATGAGAAAAAACATGGAGAGGCTGTCATGAAGCAGTCACATGTGGAGCCCAATGCAGATGATCATGTCAAGAACCTGCTGCCAGTAAATCAAATTATTCCAACTTCTGTACATTCCCTTGAGGAGGCAGAGACTGTCTTGCCTTTGCAAAAggttgatgatattttgatgGATGAAAACCCAAATGTGAATGCTGAAGAAAACGCCACTGAGGAGTCCACCGCTGagatgttggagtttttttctcCAGGTGATAAAGAACCCTTTGATGCATCATTGTCCG TCGTATCTGGTGAGGAAATTATTGCCGAGATGAGACTCGTGTGCCCCGGAAGTTCCCTCTTAGCGGAGTCTTGTAATAATCCTGGGGATTGTATTTGTCATAGTTTCAACAAGCTCCACTCTTCTACACCAACCCCAATTATCTCCTCTGAGAACGAGGCGCATGAGCCAGGGCTTGCTTCCTCCAGCAGTGTCCTACCATCAGATTCCATTG AGGAAGACACTTCCAGTTCTAAGAAAATTCTCTCTGTGACTGAATCATCTGGAAATAGGCATATTCACATCTGGGAGTCTTCTCAAG GTTTTACAGGACATTCATAG
- the LOC121236793 gene encoding uncharacterized protein LOC121236793 isoform X4, with product MDLEHKRITWVGGIFQKLEDMCQEVDNIVSQDAINYVENQLHSMGGSVKKFCSDVVEDVLPPLVDPIKREAQAVVLKSNAAISTYLQSMIGDEKKHGEAVMKQSHVEPNADDHVKNLLPVNQIIPTSVHSLEEAETVLPLQKVDDILMDENPNVNAEENATEESTAEMLEFFSPGDKEPFDASLSVSTSSTLLHQPQLSPLRTRRMSQGLLPPAVSYHQIPLRKTLPVLRKFSL from the exons ATGGATCTGGAACATAAACGTATAACCTGGGTCGGAGGTATTTTCCAGAAGCTTGAAGATATGTGCCAAGAGGTGGATAATATTGTGAGCCAG GATGCaataaattatgttgaaaaccaGTTGCACAGTATGGGTGGCAGTGTGAAGAAGTTCTGTTCTGATGTTGTCGAAGATGTACTTCCTCCTTTAGTGGATCCCATAAAGCGTGAAGCACAAGCTGTGGTTCTGAAAAGCAATGCTGCAATCAGTACCTATTTGCAGTCAATGATAGGTGATGAGAAAAAACATGGAGAGGCTGTCATGAAGCAGTCACATGTGGAGCCCAATGCAGATGATCATGTCAAGAACCTGCTGCCAGTAAATCAAATTATTCCAACTTCTGTACATTCCCTTGAGGAGGCAGAGACTGTCTTGCCTTTGCAAAAggttgatgatattttgatgGATGAAAACCCAAATGTGAATGCTGAAGAAAACGCCACTGAGGAGTCCACCGCTGagatgttggagtttttttctcCAGGTGATAAAGAACCCTTTGATGCATCATTGTCCG TTTCAACAAGCTCCACTCTTCTACACCAACCCCAATTATCTCCTCTGAGAACGAGGCGCATGAGCCAGGGCTTGCTTCCTCCAGCAGTGTCCTACCATCAGATTCCATTG AGGAAGACACTTCCAGTTCTAAGAAAATTCTCTCTGTGA
- the LOC121236793 gene encoding uncharacterized protein LOC121236793 isoform X3: protein MGGSVKKFCSDVVEDVLPPLVDPIKREAQAVVLKSNAAISTYLQSMIGDEKKHGEAVMKQSHVEPNADDHVKNLLPVNQIIPTSVHSLEEAETVLPLQKVDDILMDENPNVNAEENATEESTAEMLEFFSPGDKEPFDASLSVVSGEEIIAEMRLVCPGSSLLAESCNNPGDCICHSFNKLHSSTPTPIISSENEAHEPGLASSSSVLPSDSIEEDTSSSKKILSVTESSGNRHIHIWESSQGFTGHS, encoded by the exons ATGGGTGGCAGTGTGAAGAAGTTCTGTTCTGATGTTGTCGAAGATGTACTTCCTCCTTTAGTGGATCCCATAAAGCGTGAAGCACAAGCTGTGGTTCTGAAAAGCAATGCTGCAATCAGTACCTATTTGCAGTCAATGATAGGTGATGAGAAAAAACATGGAGAGGCTGTCATGAAGCAGTCACATGTGGAGCCCAATGCAGATGATCATGTCAAGAACCTGCTGCCAGTAAATCAAATTATTCCAACTTCTGTACATTCCCTTGAGGAGGCAGAGACTGTCTTGCCTTTGCAAAAggttgatgatattttgatgGATGAAAACCCAAATGTGAATGCTGAAGAAAACGCCACTGAGGAGTCCACCGCTGagatgttggagtttttttctcCAGGTGATAAAGAACCCTTTGATGCATCATTGTCCG TCGTATCTGGTGAGGAAATTATTGCCGAGATGAGACTCGTGTGCCCCGGAAGTTCCCTCTTAGCGGAGTCTTGTAATAATCCTGGGGATTGTATTTGTCATAGTTTCAACAAGCTCCACTCTTCTACACCAACCCCAATTATCTCCTCTGAGAACGAGGCGCATGAGCCAGGGCTTGCTTCCTCCAGCAGTGTCCTACCATCAGATTCCATTG AGGAAGACACTTCCAGTTCTAAGAAAATTCTCTCTGTGACTGAATCATCTGGAAATAGGCATATTCACATCTGGGAGTCTTCTCAAG GTTTTACAGGACATTCATAG